A part of Mustela erminea isolate mMusErm1 chromosome 9, mMusErm1.Pri, whole genome shotgun sequence genomic DNA contains:
- the LOC116599915 gene encoding olfactory receptor 5D13-like codes for MLLAEGNWSTGATFTLLGFSEYPHLQIPLFLVFLTIYTVTVVGNLGMIMTIRVSPQLHTPMYFFLSHLSLVDFCYSTTVTPKLLEILVVEDRTISFIGCVMQFFLACACAVAETFMLAVMAYDRFVAICDPLLYMVVMSPKLCTSLVAGPYIWGLVSSLTLTYFLLTLSFCGSNIINNFVCEHSVIVSVSCSDPYINQMLCFIIAIFNEVSSLVIILTTYIFIFVTVIKMSSAGGRQKAFSTCASHLTAITIFHGTILFLYCVPNSQNSWLIVKVGSLFYTVVIPMLNPLIYSLRNKDVKESVRKLMNHSIRFCRSFLFPKEI; via the coding sequence ATGTTGTTAGCAGAAGGAAATTGGAGTACTGGAGCCACGTTCACCCTGTTGGGCTTCTCAGAGTACCCACACCTCCAGATTCCCTTGTTCCTGGTTTTCCTGACCATCTACACAGTGACTGTGGTGGGTAACCTGGGCATGATCATGACCATTAGGGTCAGTCCCCAACTCCACACgcccatgtactttttcctcagTCACTTGTCCTTAGTGGATTTCTGTTATTCAACCACAGTCACACCCAAACTGTTGGAGATCTTGGTGGTGGAAGACAGAACCATCTCCTTCATAGGCTGTGTCATGCAGTTCTTCTTGGCTTGTGCATGTGCAGTGGCAGAAACGTTCATGTTAGCCGTAATGGCCTATGACCGATTCGTGGCCATTTGTGACCCTCTTCTCTACATGGTTGTTATGTCCCCAAAGCTGTGCACATCCTTAGTAGCAGGGCCATACATATGGGGTCTAGTCTCTTCCCTGACCCTCACCTACTTTCTCCTGACATTATCCTTCTGTGGGTCTAACATCATAAATAACTTTGTTTGTGAGCATTCTGTCAttgtctctgtctcctgctctgaCCCCTACATCAACCAAATGCTTTGTTTCATCATCGCCATTTTCAATGAGGTGAGCAGCCTGGTCATCATCCTCACgacttatattttcatttttgtcacgGTCATAAAAATGTCTTCTGCTGGTGGGCGCCAAaaagccttctccacctgtgcCTCCCACCTGACTGCCATCACCATCTTCCATGGGACTATCCTGTTCCTTTATTGTGTACCCAACTCCCAAAACTCGTGGCTCATAGTAAAAGTAGGTTCTTTGTTTTATACAGTGGTGATTCCCATGCTGAACCCTCTGATCTATAGCCTCCGAAACAAAGATGTAAAGGAGAGTGTAAGGAAGTTAATGAATCACTCAATACGATTTTGTCGGAGTTTCTTATTTCCAAAAGAGATTTGA